AATTCTTTATCTTTAGTAGAATAGAACGGGGGACGAACCAATTTCCACGCACATGCTTCGACTACTGAATTTATTGGCAGCCTGCTTGCTGCTTGCAGGGGTAATGGGCTATAGCCAGCCTCCAGCCCAATGGCTCCAGGGCATGGAAGGAATTGCGGCCGGGGAGCTGACCGTCCCGGAAAACCACGATGAACCCGGTGGCAGGCAGATTGCGATCACCTATGCCGTCATCCAGTCGCCGTCCGGCGATTCGGGGGTTCCGCCTATCGTATTTTTCTCAGGGGGGCCCGGGGGTAATTCCCTGGTACCGGGCCTGGTGGGTTTCATGCAAAACCACCCGTTCCTGCAGGACCGGGATATCGTGTTGTTCGACCAGCGGGGCATTGGGTTGTCTTCCCCCCTCCCGGATATGTCATTTGCTTCCTTCGATGTACTGGCGGCAAATGCCAACCCGGAAGAAGAGCTGGGGCTCACAGCTGCCATGATCTCCGAATACCAGGAGAAATGCAAGCGTGCCGGGATCCGGCCGCGATTCTACAACAGCCTCCAGAGTGCCCGTGATGTTGGCCGGTTGTTCGACCACCTTGGATACGAACGGTATATCCTCTTCGGCGGATCGTACGGGACCCGGCTTGCACGCATCGTACAGGATATGTACCCGGACCGGATTGCCGCATCCATACTGGACTCACCGGCTCCCCTGAGCGGGGATTTTCTGCTAAATCGCCTGGATAGTTATTCGCTCTCCCTGGGCCGCATCCTCTCCTATTGCCGGGAAAAAGAAGCATGTAATGAACAATACCCGGATCTCGAGGCCGACTACCTGGCGGCCATCGCGAAACTCGAAAAAGAACCCTTACAGGTCATTTTCCGCGATTCCCTGGATTTTTGGGTGAATGCCCAGGACGGGGTCTACCTGCTCCGCCGTTTGCTCTACCAGGACAATGCCCGGGAAAAAGCCCCTGAATTGATCCGGGAACTGCAGGGTGAAGGCGGGCCCGTCCTCCGGGACGTACTCGATTTTGAATACGAACTCACCGGCGGGTTGAACCTGAGCATGCTCTTGTCTGTGGAGCGGTTTGAAAATTTCAACCCGGGGAATACCGGGGAGGAACTGGATGCCGCTTATGAAGCCTATCCGCTGATCCCTGTTCCCCTGGGATTCTTCG
This genomic window from Robiginitalea biformata HTCC2501 contains:
- a CDS encoding alpha/beta hydrolase codes for the protein MLRLLNLLAACLLLAGVMGYSQPPAQWLQGMEGIAAGELTVPENHDEPGGRQIAITYAVIQSPSGDSGVPPIVFFSGGPGGNSLVPGLVGFMQNHPFLQDRDIVLFDQRGIGLSSPLPDMSFASFDVLAANANPEEELGLTAAMISEYQEKCKRAGIRPRFYNSLQSARDVGRLFDHLGYERYILFGGSYGTRLARIVQDMYPDRIAASILDSPAPLSGDFLLNRLDSYSLSLGRILSYCREKEACNEQYPDLEADYLAAIAKLEKEPLQVIFRDSLDFWVNAQDGVYLLRRLLYQDNAREKAPELIRELQGEGGPVLRDVLDFEYELTGGLNLSMLLSVERFENFNPGNTGEELDAAYEAYPLIPVPLGFFDAFYRAGMDWHQALLPMPERKFEPSAVPTLLFVNRYDPVTPPANGYLFLEDLSNGHLFILDEGGHGGGNQECKASVIRNFMRDPHTLPDTSCLNLYEE